A region from the SAR86 cluster bacterium genome encodes:
- a CDS encoding FAD-dependent monooxygenase: MHVPIIISGSGVIGNYISLRLKKNNISSIIIEKLSNSSNQVQSIRTVTLNSYSMALLKDMNIEVKNQPVTKISVRDGEGSGAIDFDAKDINEKNLSYVVMFDELKNKLSCHNKENTFFNAEINEINFQEDNNSTEVILIDGKKFTTNIVAACDGRSSRVAKLSLLKSFNSNYEQVAFTFLVKAENYDESIAKQIFSERGIFALMPSPKDNNMTVVWSVKNRDLEKKDYTDYVNENLSYFEKKLNTKLEITSSILNFNLSKHYYKNYVNKTIVLLGDSAHSIHPLAGQGINLGFADADIFCEEIIDNYKKGSNLSEKIALKRYEIRRKSLNLVMLKSMDFFVHLFGNENLYLKLIRNWGLSSVNKNKFLKTFFMKHASGFNKI, encoded by the coding sequence ATGCATGTACCAATAATTATTTCAGGATCAGGTGTCATTGGGAATTACATTTCATTAAGACTTAAAAAAAATAATATCTCATCCATAATTATCGAAAAACTATCAAACTCCTCAAATCAAGTGCAGAGTATCAGAACTGTAACCCTCAATAGCTACTCTATGGCGTTATTAAAAGATATGAATATTGAGGTAAAAAACCAACCCGTTACAAAAATAAGTGTTAGAGATGGAGAGGGTTCTGGTGCAATTGATTTTGATGCAAAAGATATAAACGAAAAAAATCTGTCGTATGTTGTGATGTTTGATGAGCTAAAAAATAAACTTTCTTGTCATAACAAGGAGAATACTTTTTTTAATGCAGAAATAAACGAAATTAATTTTCAAGAAGATAATAATTCAACTGAGGTTATATTAATTGATGGAAAAAAATTTACTACTAACATTGTTGCTGCTTGTGATGGAAGATCTTCTAGAGTTGCTAAATTATCATTGCTCAAAAGTTTTAATAGTAATTATGAACAAGTTGCATTCACGTTTTTAGTCAAAGCTGAAAATTATGACGAAAGCATTGCAAAACAAATTTTTTCTGAAAGAGGAATATTTGCCCTTATGCCTTCTCCAAAAGATAACAACATGACTGTTGTTTGGTCCGTAAAAAATAGGGATTTAGAAAAAAAAGACTACACCGATTACGTTAACGAGAATTTAAGTTATTTTGAAAAAAAATTAAATACAAAGTTAGAAATAACATCATCAATACTCAATTTTAATTTATCAAAACATTATTATAAGAATTATGTTAATAAGACAATTGTATTGCTTGGAGATTCAGCACATTCTATTCACCCTCTAGCAGGACAGGGCATTAATTTAGGATTTGCAGATGCAGACATATTCTGTGAAGAGATTATAGATAATTATAAGAAGGGTTCTAATCTCAGCGAAAAGATTGCTCTGAAAAGGTATGAAATTAGAAGAAAGTCTTTAAATTTAGTAATGCTTAAATCTATGGATTTCTTTGTTCACTTATTTGGTAATGAGAACTTATACTTAAAATTGATTAGGAATTGGGGATTAAGTTCGGTAAATAAAAATAAGTTTTTAAAAACTTTTTTTATGAAACACGCATCCGGTTTTAATAAGATTTAG
- the rpmB gene encoding 50S ribosomal protein L28 has protein sequence MSKKCQVTGKMPQAGNNVSHANNRTKRKFFPNLHTHKFWVESENKFVNLKVSAKGMRIIDKKGITQVLKEIRAKGEKV, from the coding sequence ATGAGTAAAAAATGCCAAGTAACAGGAAAAATGCCACAAGCAGGAAACAATGTTTCCCATGCTAATAATAGAACTAAAAGAAAATTCTTTCCAAATCTCCACACACACAAATTTTGGGTAGAATCTGAAAATAAATTTGTTAATCTAAAAGTTTCAGCCAAAGGCATGAGGATTATAGATAAAAAAGGCATTACCCAAGTTTTAAAAGAGATTAGAGCTAAAGGCGAAAAAGTATAA